A genomic segment from Capra hircus breed San Clemente chromosome 7, ASM170441v1, whole genome shotgun sequence encodes:
- the CKMT2 gene encoding creatine kinase S-type, mitochondrial, with the protein MASTFSKLLTGRNASLLFATLGTGALTTGYLLNKQNVCAAAREQHRLFPPSADYPDLRKHNNCMAECLTPAIYAKLRNKVTPNGYTLDQCIQTGVDNPGHPFIKTVGMVAGDEESYEVFADLFDPVIKLRHNGYDPRVMKHPTDLDASKITQGQFDERYVLSSRVRTGRSIRGLSLPPACSRAERREVENVAITALEGLKGDLAGRYYKLSEMTEQDQQRLIDDHFLFDKPVSPLLTCAGMARDWPDARGIWHNHDKTFLIWINEEDHTRVISMEKGGNMKRVFERFCRGLKEVERLIQERGWEFMWNERLGYILTCPSNLGTGLRAGVHVRIPKLSKDPRFSKILENLRLQKRGTGGVDTAAVADVYDISNIDRIGRSEVELVQIVIDGVNYLVDCEKKLERGQDIKVPPPLPQFGRK; encoded by the exons ATGGCCAGTACCTTCTCAAAGTTGCTGACTGGCCGCAATGCCTCTCTGTTATTTGCTACCTTGGGCACTGGTGCCCTGACCACGGGGTACCTGCTGAATAAGCAGAATGTGTGTGCTGCGGCCCGGGAGCAACACAGACTATTCCCACCAAG CGCAGACTACCCTGACCTGCGCAAACACAACAACTGCATGGCCGAGTGCCTCACGCCGGCCATCTATGCCAAGCTCCGCAACAAGGTGACGCCCAACGGCTATACCCTGGACCAGTGTATCCAGACCGGAGTGGACAACCCTGGCCACCCCTTCATAAAGACCGTGGGCATGGTGGCTGGCGACGAGGAGTCCTATGAG GTGTTTGCCGACCTTTTTGACCCTGTCATCAAGCTGAGGCACAATGGCTATGACCCCAGGGTGATGAAGCACCCCACGGATTTGGATGCATCCAAG ATCACCCAGGGGCAGTTCGACGAGCGCTACGTGCTGTCGTCTCGGGTCCGCACAGGCCGCAGCATCCGCGGGCTGAGCCTGCCGCCCGCCTGCAGCCGGGCCGAGCGGAGGGAGGTGGAGAACGTGGCCATCACGGCACTGGAGGGCCTCAAGGGGGACCTGGCCGGGCGCTACTACAAGCTGTCCGAGATGACGGAGCAGGACCAGCAGCGGCTCATCGAT GACCACTTTCTATTTGATAAGCCAGTATCCCCTTTACTAACTTGTGCTGGGATGGCCCGTGACTGGCCAGACGCCCGGGGAATCTG GCATAATCATGACAAGACATTTCTCATCTGGATTAATGAGGAAGACCACACCAGAGTAATCTCTATGGAGAAAGGAGGCAATATGAAAAGAGTATTTGAGCGATTCTGTCGTGGACTTAAAGAG GTGGAACGCTTAATCCAAGAGCGAGGCTGGGAGTTCATGTGGAATGAGCGCCTGGGGTACATTCTGACCTGCCCTTCGAACCTCGGCACGGGATTGCGAGCTGGTGTCCACGTCAGGATCCCAAAGCTCAGCAAG GATCCACGGTTTTCTAAGATTCTGGAGAACCTGAGACTCCAGAAGCGGGGCACCGGTGGTGTGGACACTGCAGCGGTAGCAGACGTGTATGACATTTCCAACATAGATCGAATTGGCCGATCGGAG GTCGAGCTTGTTCAGATAGTCATCGATGGAGTCAATTACCTGGTGGATTGTGAGAAGAAGCTGGAGAGAGGCCAGGATATTAAGGTGCCACCTCCTCTACCTCAGTTTGGCAGGAAGTGA